The segment AAGCTGGCAATGACAAATCTCGTAAATTCACTCTCAATCCCGCTGCCGATCACAGCCGGCAGGAACATGTCGGCAAATCCGACGAGCATTGTCTCAGCGGCAGCTGATGCTTCAGGTACGCCCATTACATTTAGAAGCGGAATGAAAGGCATGCCCAGGTAATGGAAAACCGGTGTGTATTCTGCAATAATGACCGCAATTGTGCCCAGCGCCATGACAACCGGAATGACACCCATCCACATATCGAGGACATTCTGGACACCGCCTTTGACATGCTTTTTAATCTGCATGTTGTCTTGTGCCACTTTTGCCGCTTGCAGCAATCCCCAGTTCCAGGCAGAATGACCTGCCGGTATCTCTTCCTCAATCTTTTTGCCGCTCTTTTCTTCATATCCATTATCTTTCCGGGAAAGCGGCGGGATCCGCGGCATAATAACAGCAGCCACAAAACCGGCTACCGCAATGGTCAAATAATATTGCGGGAACATATGTGCAAGATCCATATAATCGATCACAACGATGCTGAACGTAATCGAAACAACGGAAAATGTCGTACCGATTACAGCTGCTTCACGTCTTGTATAGTAACCTTCTGCATACTGTTTGTTCGTCAGCAGGACACCGATTGTGCCGTCCCCCATCCATGAAGCAAGGCAGTCGATTGACGATCTGCCCGGCAAGGTGAAGATGGGCCGCATTGCTTTTGTCAAAAGAGCACCGAATAGTTCCAGCAGGCCAAAATTC is part of the Bacillus marinisedimentorum genome and harbors:
- a CDS encoding YjiH family protein, translating into MTPISKEDEITIPVAMLAGWIGSLLGTSLPYIMTFIMGLTVIGTLLAKTAKPHFIMGSHFFRSLFNVNIFWTVVRILGLIFATMTLFKIGPEIVWSDVTGALLLMDLIPILFSVFLFAGLFLPLLLNFGLLELFGALLTKAMRPIFTLPGRSSIDCLASWMGDGTIGVLLTNKQYAEGYYTRREAAVIGTTFSVVSITFSIVVIDYMDLAHMFPQYYLTIAVAGFVAAVIMPRIPPLSRKDNGYEEKSGKKIEEEIPAGHSAWNWGLLQAAKVAQDNMQIKKHVKGGVQNVLDMWMGVIPVVMALGTIAVIIAEYTPVFHYLGMPFIPLLNVMGVPEASAAAETMLVGFADMFLPAVIGSGIESEFTRFVIASLSVTQLIYMSEVGGLLLGSKLPVTFTDLIIIFLERTIITLPIIVLMTHLFF